In the genome of Cryptomeria japonica chromosome 8, Sugi_1.0, whole genome shotgun sequence, one region contains:
- the LOC131048421 gene encoding protein RGF1 INDUCIBLE TRANSCRIPTION FACTOR 1 isoform X2, with amino-acid sequence MVGYALLGSKNKPAWMEGLLTEKFFVGCGTHDTARKNEKNIYCLDCCKSICPHCLPAHLTHRLLQVRRYVYHDVIRLDDLAKLIDCSYVQSYTINSAKVVFLNQRPQSRPFKGSGNMCGTCERILQEPYFYCSLGCKVEHIVKQGKDLSRYLHKCETLPLSDFVFTQFEGLRTDNGDFEEGQMTPNSILDNPLSSGSSANGTVGCKTLASTATTDFVKMKRNGKAGQTSTPIPEAFASCSRRKSTPQRSPLY; translated from the exons ATG GTGGGCTATGCTCTGTTGGGCTCCAAGAACAAGCCAGCATGGATGGAGGGATTGCTGACTGAGAAGTTCTTTGTGGGATGTGGGACTCATGATACTGCAAGAAAGAATGAGAAGAACATATATTGCTTGGATTGCTGCAAGAGCATCTGCCCTCATTGTTTACCGGCACATCTTACTCATCGGTTACTACAG gtTCGGAGGTATGTTTATCATGATGTTATCAGGCTTGATGATTTAGCGAAATTGATCGATTGCTCATATGTTCAG TCATATACTATCAATAGTGCAAAAGTGGTTTTTCTAAACCAGAGGCCACAATCTAGGCCTTTCAAAGGGTCTGGAAATATGTGTGGAACTTGTGAAAGAATCTTGCAGGAACCATACTTCTACTGCTCCTTAGGTTGCAAG GTGGAACACATTGTGAAACAGGGGAAAGATTTATCTCGGTACTTACATAAATGTGAAACTTTGCCCCTGTCTGATTTTGTATTCACACAGTTTGAAGGCCTGAGAACTGACAATGGGGATTTTGAAGAGGGGCAGATGACACCCAATTCTATTCTTGACAACCCATTATCCTCTGGATCTAGTGCCAATGGAACAGTGGGTTGTAAGACCTTGGCTTCCACAGCCACAACAGATTTTGTGAAGATGAAGAGAAATGGGAAAGCTGGTCAAACCTCAACACCAATACCCGAGGCCTTTGCATCTTGCAGTAGGAGAAAAAGCACCCCTCAGAGATCTCCTCTGTATTAg
- the LOC131048421 gene encoding protein RGF1 INDUCIBLE TRANSCRIPTION FACTOR 1 isoform X1, producing MGDSVQVGYALLGSKNKPAWMEGLLTEKFFVGCGTHDTARKNEKNIYCLDCCKSICPHCLPAHLTHRLLQVRRYVYHDVIRLDDLAKLIDCSYVQSYTINSAKVVFLNQRPQSRPFKGSGNMCGTCERILQEPYFYCSLGCKVEHIVKQGKDLSRYLHKCETLPLSDFVFTQFEGLRTDNGDFEEGQMTPNSILDNPLSSGSSANGTVGCKTLASTATTDFVKMKRNGKAGQTSTPIPEAFASCSRRKSTPQRSPLY from the exons ATGGGCGATAGCGTGCAGGTGGGCTATGCTCTGTTGGGCTCCAAGAACAAGCCAGCATGGATGGAGGGATTGCTGACTGAGAAGTTCTTTGTGGGATGTGGGACTCATGATACTGCAAGAAAGAATGAGAAGAACATATATTGCTTGGATTGCTGCAAGAGCATCTGCCCTCATTGTTTACCGGCACATCTTACTCATCGGTTACTACAG gtTCGGAGGTATGTTTATCATGATGTTATCAGGCTTGATGATTTAGCGAAATTGATCGATTGCTCATATGTTCAG TCATATACTATCAATAGTGCAAAAGTGGTTTTTCTAAACCAGAGGCCACAATCTAGGCCTTTCAAAGGGTCTGGAAATATGTGTGGAACTTGTGAAAGAATCTTGCAGGAACCATACTTCTACTGCTCCTTAGGTTGCAAG GTGGAACACATTGTGAAACAGGGGAAAGATTTATCTCGGTACTTACATAAATGTGAAACTTTGCCCCTGTCTGATTTTGTATTCACACAGTTTGAAGGCCTGAGAACTGACAATGGGGATTTTGAAGAGGGGCAGATGACACCCAATTCTATTCTTGACAACCCATTATCCTCTGGATCTAGTGCCAATGGAACAGTGGGTTGTAAGACCTTGGCTTCCACAGCCACAACAGATTTTGTGAAGATGAAGAGAAATGGGAAAGCTGGTCAAACCTCAACACCAATACCCGAGGCCTTTGCATCTTGCAGTAGGAGAAAAAGCACCCCTCAGAGATCTCCTCTGTATTAg